Genomic DNA from Desulfurellaceae bacterium:
GCTCGACGTGGGGATGTTTGGACAACAGGTACCACACCCAGGCCAGGGTCACGGCGGTGGTTTCATGGCCGGCGCCCAGAAAGGTGCCGACCTCGTCCCGAATTTGCCGGTCGTTCAGCCCCTGGCCGGTCTCTTCGTCGCGGGCGGCAATCAGCATCGACAACAGGTCGCCCGAGTCGATATCGGCTTTGCGGTGCTCAGCAATCAGACGGTAGGAGACGCTGTCGATCGTGGCAATCGCCGTGTGGAAGCGACGGTTGCGAGGAGTAGGAACAGATTCGGGCCAGGACAGGGGGTGTCTGAGACGGTGGTTGAAGTGCTCGAAGATACGTGTCACCGCCCGGCCCATCTCATCGCTGTCGGCGCCGATATCGGCGCTGAACAGGGCTCTGCCGACAATGCTCAGGGTGACGCGCTGCATCTCCTGGCTGATATCAAGAGCCTGGCCGCGTTTGGCAAGCGGC
This window encodes:
- a CDS encoding cytochrome P450, encoding MPSDAQTIEAPAQTRLSGPPKTIPGPPVRFRDLVSFLAFGSPRDLLSFYMDTARQYGDIVHFGRGSYSSYFVVHPDYVKHVLQDKVRNYPKKNRFNDMLKPLTGEGLLTSDGEVWRRRRRLSQPAFHHERLAGFATGMTDATQAMLARWAPLAKRGQALDISQEMQRVTLSIVGRALFSADIGADSDEMGRAVTRIFEHFNHRLRHPLSWPESVPTPRNRRFHTAIATIDSVSYRLIAEHRKADIDSGDLLSMLIAARDEETGQGLNDRQIRDEVGTFLGAGHETTAVTLAWVWYLLSKHPHVE